The following proteins come from a genomic window of Trifolium pratense cultivar HEN17-A07 linkage group LG4, ARS_RC_1.1, whole genome shotgun sequence:
- the LOC123920073 gene encoding receptor-like protein EIX2, which produces MKMTMMSTVSCILKLIFVLLQFNILFSNNSGAVADSKHVPSVSVGCIEKERHALLELKASLVLDDTLRLPTWDSKSTDCCTWQGIVCSNQTGHVEMLDLNGYQFGHFLGTINTSLMELQHLKYLNLRSNYFSNSIFPDFFGSLSNLRYLDLQSSFNGGKIPNDLAHLSHLQYLDLSSNELKGTIPHQLGNLSHLQYLDLSDNNLGGTIPHQLGSLSNLQELNLGYNQLNVVGEWLSNLTLLTHLDLSGLSNINSSHVWLQMIAKLPKIQELKLSQCDLSDLYLHSLSPSLLNFSTSLTILDLSSNTFSSSKIFEWVFNATPNLTELDLSGNNFKGTIAYNFDNIRNPLERLDLSGNELHGGILESIRDICTLQSLNLNYNNLNEEISTILLKLSGCARYSLQELDLSYNKITGTFPDLSIFPSLITIDLSSNLLSGKVLDGVRFLPSKLESLAFQSNSLEGGIPYSFGNLCSLKSLHLSNNKLSEDLSVILHNMSVGCAKYSLQNLNLDANQITGTIPNMSGFSSLKNLFLSDNLLNGSILNNSTFPYKLEGLYLDSNNLKGVISDSHFDNMFMLMDLDLSHNSLALKFSENWLPPFQLSTIYLSSCILGPCFPKWLHSQKHLQEVDISNSGISDVVPVLFWNQATYTTLVNISYNNIIGTIPNLPIRFSEGCRVNLDSNQFEGSIPPFFQSARYLGLSKNKFSEIRLLLCTNTTINNVLLLDLSKNQLSTQLPDCWSHFKELTFLDLSDNTLFGEVPSSMGSLSKLKVLILRNNSLAGKLPISLKNCTNLVMLDLGDNGLSGPIPYWLGQQLQMLSLRRNQLSGSLPPSLCYLTDIQLLDLSENNLSGRIFKCLKNFSAMSHNVSLTSTIDSDLAYVEGRSVYFLGRSFDLIAFLMWKGEDRLFKNNKLILRSIDLSSNQLTGDIPEEIGNLIELVSLNLSSNNLSGEITSKIGRLTSLDSLDLSRNYFFGPIPPSLAHIDRLSMLNLSYNNLSGRIPIGTQLQSFEASSYEGNVDLCGKPLDKKCPGDEEVVHQKPETHEESNEDDKKPLYLSVTLGFITGFWGLWGSLFLSRNWRHKYVLFLNNIIDTMYVLNATKFQRWLRGLLVTFSSPSFILSFLYCCQMINHINHELQIYSFTIS; this is translated from the coding sequence ATGAAGATGACGATGATGAGTACTGTTTCATGTATTCTCAagttaatatttgttttgttgCAGTTCAACATTCTTTTCTCCAACAATTCTGGAGCTGTTGCTGATTCAAAACATGTTCCTTCTGTTTCTGTTGGTTGCATAGAGAAAGAGAGACATGCTCTGCTTGAGTTGAAGGCAAGCCTGGTGTTGGATGACACTCTGCGTTTGCCTACTTGGGACAGTAAGAGTACTGACTGTTGTACATGGCAAGGAATCGTCTGTAGCAATCAAACTGGACATGTTGAAATGCTTGATCTAAATGGCTATCAGTTTGGTCATTTTCTAGGTACGATCAACACATCATTGATGGAGTTGCAGCATTTAAAGTATTTGAACCTCAGGTCGAATTATTTTTCAAACAGTATTTTCCCAGATTTTTTTGGTTCTCTAAGCAACTTGAGATACCTTGACCTCCAATCTTCATTTAACGGGGGTAAAATTCCAAATGATCTTGCTCATCTTTCGCACTTGCAATATCTTGATCTTTCATCGAATGAACTCAAGGGTACAATCCCTCATCAACTTGGAAATCTCTCTCATTTGCAGTACCTTGATCTTAGTGACAACAATCTGGGTGGAACCATTCCTCATCAACTTGGAAGCCTTTCAAATTTACAGGAGCTTAATCTTGGATACAATCAGCTCAATGTTGTAGGTGAGTGGCTTTCTAATCTCACTCTTTTAACCCATCTTGACTTGAGTGGCTTATCCAATATCAATTCTTCTCATGTCTGGCTGCAAATGATTGCTAAGCTTCCAAAAATACAAGAATTGAAGCTATCTCAATGTGATCTTTCTGATCTTTACCTTCATTCTCTGTCCCCTTCACTATTGAATTTTTCTACTTCTCTTACAATCCTTGATCTTTCATCTAATACCTTCTCATCATCCAAAATATTTGAATGGGTTTTTAATGCCACCCCCAACTTAACTGAGCTTGATCTTAGCGGTAACAACTTCAAAGGCACCATTGCATATAATTTTGATAACATCAGAAATCCTCTTGAAAGACTTGACTTGTCTGGTAATGAACTACATGGTGGAATTCTAGAATCAATTAGAGACATATGTACCTTACAGTCATTGAACCTTAATTATAACAATTTGAATGAAGAAATTTCAACAATTCTTCTCAAATTGTCTGGTTGTGCTAGATACTCGCTGCAAGAATTGGATTTATCTTACAACAAAATTACTGGCACATTTCCAGACCTTTCAATATTCCCATCACTAATAACAATTGACCTCTCAAGTAATCTGTTAAGTGGTAAGGTGCTAGATGGTGTCAGATTTCTTCCATCTAAATTGGAGTCTTTGGCATTTCAATCCAACTCTTTGGAAGGTGGAATTCCATATTCATTTGGTAACCTATGTTCATTAAAGTCACTACACCTGTCAAACAACAAGTTGAGTGAAGATCTTTCAGTGATACTTCATAATATGTCTGTTGGGTGTGCCAAGTACTCGTTGCAAAATTTGAACTTGGATGCAAATCAAATTACAGGTACGATACCTAACATGTCAGGGTTCTCATCTTTAAAAAACTTGTTCCTATCTGACAACCTATTAAATGGGAGCATACTAAACAATTCTACATTCCCCTATAAATTAGAGGGTTTGTATTTGGATTCCAATAATCTGAAAGGTGTGATCAGTGACTCTCATTTTGACAACATGTTCATGTTAATGGATTTAGACTTGAGTCACAATTCTTTGGCTCTGAAATTCAGTGAAAATTGGCTTCCTCCTTTTCAATTGTCTACCATATATTTAAGTTCTTGTATTTTAGGGCCTTGTTTTCCAAAATGGCTGCATAGTCAAAAACATCTTCAAGAGGTGGACATTTCTAATTCTGGAATCTCAGATGTAGTTCCAGTGTTGTTTTGGAATCAAGCAACATATACAACTTTGGTGAATATATCATACAATAATATCATTGGCACAATTCCAAATTTGCCCATAAGATTTTCTGAAGGTTGTCGAGTAAATCTAGATTCAAATCAGTTTGAAGGTTCAATCCCTCCATTTTTTCAAAGTGCAAGATATTTAGGGTTGTcgaaaaacaaattttcagaaATTCGTTTGTTGTTATGTACAAACACTACAATTAATAACGTTCTCCTATTGGATCTATCAAAGAATCAATTATCCACGCAGCTCCCTGATTGTTGGAGTCATTTTAAAGAATTGACATTTCTAGATTTGAGTGACAATACTTTGTTTGGTGAAGTTCCATCCTCAATGGGATCATTATCTAAACTTAAGGTATTAATATTGCGCAACAATAGCTTAGCAGGGAAGTTGCCCATCTCCTTGAAAAATTGCACTAACCTGGTCATGCTAGATCTTGGAGATAATGGATTATCTGGACCAATACCGTATTGGTTAGGACAACAATTGCAAATGTTAAGCTTACGAAGGAACCAACTCTCTGGAAGTCTTCCACCGAGTCTTTGTTACTTAACAGACATTCAGTTGTTGGATCTCTCAGAAAACAATCTATCGGGACGAATTTTCAAATGCTTAAAGAATTTTTCTGCAATGTCTCATAATGTTTCCTTAACTAGTACCATAGACTCAGATTTAGCTTATGTTGAAGGTAGATCTGTATATTTCCTTGGCAGAAGCTTCGATTTGATTGCATTTTTGATGTGGAAAGGTGAAGATCGACTATTCAAGAATAATAAGCTCATTTTGAGGAGCATTGATCTTTCAAGCAATCAATTGACAGGGGACATCCCAGAAGAAATAGGAAACTTGATTGAATTGGTGTCATTGAATTTATCAAGCAACAATTTGAGTGGAGAAATTACTTCAAAGATTGGAAGGTTAACATCACTTGATTCTCTTGACCTGTCAAGAAACTATTTCTTTGGTCCAATTCCTCCTTCTCTAGCTCACATTGATCGTCTCTCCATGTTGAATCTGTCCTATAACAACCTCTCTGGAAGAATTCCAATTGGCACACAGTTGCAGAGTTTTGAAGCATCAAGTTATGAAGGGAATGTTGATCTTTGTGGGAAACCACTTGACAAAAAATGTCCAGGAGATGAAGAAGTTGTACATCAGAAACCAGAAACACATGAAGAAAGTAATGAAGATGATAAAAAACCACTTTATTTGAGTGTGACATTGGGATTTATCACAGGATTTTGGGGACTCTGGGGATCATTGTTTCTTAGCCGGAATTGGAGACATAAATATGTCTTGTTCTTGAACAACATAATTGACACAATGTATGTGTTGAATGCAACTAAATTTCAAAGGTGGCTTAGAGGCTTACTGGTAACCTTTTCTTCCCCCTCTTTTATTCTTTCCTTTTTATACTGTTGTCAAATGATTAACCACATAAACCATGAATTACAAATATACAGCTTCACAATTTCATGA
- the LOC123923234 gene encoding putative phosphatidylglycerol/phosphatidylinositol transfer protein DDB_G0282179: MAVHSSSKLNLILCLSSTLLLLSSSHSQAESQSLQYCEKSAKYAVQISNVEILPDPVVRGEPFTFKIKAHTGKPILSGDLIYEISFPGIEEPAIFHHALSEETPLPVAPGHFLLTHTELLPAYTPPGTYNVKLTFKDQSENRLTCIVFPFTIGAKSSVSAI; this comes from the exons ATGGCAGTTCACTCTTCTTCAAAGCTCAACCTCATTCTGTGCTTATCATCAACTCTTTTGCTACTTTCTTCTTCACATTCTCAAGCTGAATCTCAGTCTCTTCAATACTGTG AAAAGAGTGCAAAGTATGCAGTGCAGATCAGCAATGTAGAAATATTACCTGATCCTGTCGTCAGAGGAGAGCCATTCACCTTCAAAATCAAAGCTCATACTG GTAAGCCAATTCTTAGTGGTGATTTAATATATGAAATTTCATTTCCTGGGATAGAAGAACCTGCTATATTTCACCATGCTCTCAGTGAGGAAACACCACTTCCCGTCGCTCCAGGCCACTTTTTGCTCACTCATACTGAATTATTGCCTGCATACACCCCGCCG GGTACATATAATGTGAAGCTGACATTTAAGGATCAGAGCGAGAATAGGTTAACTTGCATTGTCTTTCCCTTCACCATCGGTGCTAAATCTTCAGTATCTGCTATTTAA